One Methanobacterium formicicum DSM 3637 genomic window, AGGAAGTTTATGTCCACTGCCGCAGCTGCACGGGTACGGTCCATAACAGCTTTGATTTGGGCGCTAACCCCTCCATTGTAAATGGGGGTGGCCATTATAATCCCGTCAACATCCTTAAAAAGAGGATAGAGTTGATACATATCATCTTTAACAATACATTCCTTTTTCCTCAGGCAGTAATCACAATTCCTGCAGGGGCTAATATCTTTCCCCCGAACAGTGAACAACTCGGTTTTATAACCCTTTTCTTCCATGGTGTTCAGAGCTTCACTTAGGACGTGCTCTGTGGCCTGTTTCCTGGGGCTTCCGCTTATTCCTAAAATTACTTTTTGCACATTAATTCCCCCACATTGAAAATAATTTGAATTTATTAGGTTTTAACTTTTTTCTTATACGAACTGTTTTTTCTTATAATATTGGAGAAATATGGTTATTACCATTTAAATCCTATTTTTATACTTTAATTCTTTAAAAATGATTTTGAATTCTGTGCCCTGACTTTTATTTAGAGTGATAATTCCATCAAGTTGATTTACTAAATTATTTACTAATTTAAGTCCAAGAGTATCCGTGTTTTTAAAATCAATCTCTTCAGGGAATCCAATTCCATTATCCCCTATCTTAAGTTCATATTTATCATCATCGGTTCTAAGACAAACACAGATTTCTCCTTTTTTACCCTCTGGAAATGCATGTTTAAGACTATTGGAAACCAGTTCGCTTATTATGAGGCCACAAGGAATTGCAGTTTCAATGTTTAACATTATGTTTTCGATTTTGATTGTGGGCTTTATCTGGCCTTCTTTGAGTCTATATGAATAAAAAAGACCGTGTATAAGGCTCTGGATATAATTTTCAAAATTGATTTTAGTTAAATCATTGGACTGGGATAATTTCTCGTAGATGGTGGCCATGGCCTTAACTCTATCCTGACTCTCCTTTAGGACATTAACAGTTTCAGCACTGATAACATATTGACTCTGAAGGTTTAAGAGACTGGAAATGATCTGCATGTTGTTTTTCACACGGTGATGTATTTCACTTAAAAGAACTTCCTTTTCATTGAGAGATTTTTTTATCTTATCTTCTGCTTTTTTCCTGTCGGTAATATCACGGGCTACATGTACAATTCCACTCAGCTTCCCATCTGAATCATGTAATGGTGATACACTGACAATGAAATCACCACCCAGACGATCCTCATGAACCTCAACAGTGTGCTCCTGACCATCTTCAAGCAATTTTATGTAGGGACAAAATGATGGGGGTGAATCTAATCCATGTACTACTTTATAACAGGTAAGTCCAACTGCTTCTTCAGGATCCACCCCTAATCTGTTGGCCATGGCCTTGTTGGCACGGACAACATGAAAATTAGTATCCAATATAACTATTAGGTCTGGAACGCTATCGAATGTATGTTCCCATTCCTCCTTTGCCCGGAGAATTGCATCATCATTTTTTTTCCGTTGGGTGATGTCTCTGGCGATTGTGGATATTCCAATTAGATCATGGGAGGCGTCAAAAATAGGGGACAGGGTTAATGAAACATTTATTTCTTTCCCATCTTTCCTCACCCTTATAGTTTCATAATGGAGGATACGTTGGCCCTGTTTGATTTTTTCGATGAACTTTTTTGTTTCATCCTTCAGATGAGGTTGTGCCAGGACGGAAATATCTTTTCCCACAATTTCTTCAGCAGGATATCCATAAATCAACTCTGCACCTTTATTCCAGCTGGTTATCTGCCCGTCAAGTAACTTGGATATAATGGCATCATCAGATGATTCCACCACGTTGGCCAGCATCTGAATTTTCTCTTCAAATTTTTGGAGTTGGGTGATGTCGCGTGCTGCTGCGAAAACTCCAACCACGTTCCCTGATTCGTCTTTATACAATGAAGCATTGTATAAGATAGGAGTTATATGGCCATTGGGGTGTTGAATCTTTAAAGGATAATCACGTACAAAACCTTCTTTGAAGACTTTTTGATAGCCTTTTCTGGCTTTGTCTGGTTCTGTGAAGTAATCTGAAAAGTCAGTGCCGATAATTTTCTCCCGGGAGTAGCCTGTAACCTTTTCAGTTGCCTGGTTAACATCGGTGATCTTACCATCTGGCCCAATGGTAACCAGAGGATCCAGACTGGATTCGATCAAGCTACGATTATACAGACTTGCCATTTTGAGTTCATCTTTTACTCGTTTTAGTTCAGCTCGCTCACGTAGAGCGGTTATGCCAAAGGCCAGATTGCCTGCCAGTTCCTCCATGAGCCAAATTTCATCTTGAGTAATTGCGTTGGCTTCGGAGGAGTAAATCATGAGAACTCCAAATACATTATTGTTTTTGTCTTTAAGGGGCAGAGCAATACCTGAACGGTATCCGTGCTGCAATGCACTTTCGCGCCACGGGCCCATTAAGGGATCAGTGGTGAAATCCTGAACATAAACGATTTCTCCACTCCTTATAACTATTCCTGCAGGACCTAAACCTTTCTCTGTGTCTTTTGACCAACTCAGTTTGGTATTAGTGACATATCCGCTATCAAATCCTGCCCATGCTACCGGTTGGATGGTTTTATTTTTATCGTGCTCAGCGTATCCCACCCAAGCCAGACGGTATCCTGCTTCGTCACAAATGATACGGCATATGTCTATCAGTAGGGTGTGCTCGTCTACGGCCCTTAATAATGTCTGGTTACAGTTACTAATGGCTTTTAATTTACGATTCAAACTTTTTTGTTCCTTTTCTGCCTGCTTTCGTTCTGAAATATCTCTTATTATGATCATATCTGCTGTTTGGCCTTTCCAAACCGTTTTCGCACCTGTAAATTCAATTGGAATAACTTTCTTATTTTTCCGCACAATAATGGTTTCGTGTGTTGGGGATAGAGGTTCGTCGGCAATTCTGCTATTATACCTTTCCATTAATCCTTTTATTTCATTAGGGTGCGCTAAATCACATATACTTGTATTAACCAATTCTTCAACCGTGTATCCGGTTATTTCTGCTGCCATCTGGTTGGCATATACATGGATTCCTTCTCCAGTGGCAATAAGGATACCTTCACTGGCATTGTCTGCCATGGCCCTGAAGTTTTCCATGATTTCATGGGTCTTCTCATCTGCTTTTTGTTGTTGGGTGATGTCGCGTGCTGCTGCGAAAACTCCAACCACGTCCCCTGATTCGCCTTTATAAACTGATGCGTTGTACAGTACAGGAGTTATGCTTCCATTTTTGTGTTGAATTTTTAAGAGGTAGTCCCTAACATATCCTTCCTTAAAAACTTGCTGATAACCCTCTTTGGCTTTTTCAGGTGTGGTGAAATAGTTTGAAAAGTCCGTTCCTATTAATTCTGCTCTTGAGTAGCCAGTCACCATTTCCGTGGCCCGGTTAACATCGGTGATCTTACCCTCCGGACCAATGGTAACCAGAGGATCCAGACTAGCTTCAATCAAGCTACGATTATAAAGACTTGCCAACTTAAGATCATTTTCAGTTTTTCT contains:
- a CDS encoding flavodoxin family protein, with product MQKVILGISGSPRKQATEHVLSEALNTMEEKGYKTELFTVRGKDISPCRNCDYCLRKKECIVKDDMYQLYPLFKDVDGIIMATPIYNGGVSAQIKAVMDRTRAAAAVDINFLKHKVGMAIAVGGDRVGGQELAIQQIMTFYILNGAIPVSGGPFGSNLGANFWSRDTLKGVKEDEEGFRSLKKTLNRFQEFLEIYQKD
- a CDS encoding PAS domain S-box protein gives rise to the protein MADVNILLVEDESIEALDIKHTLESFGYNVPYIASRGEEAVEKALDIMPDLVLIDIVLKGNFNGIKVASNIKKLKIPFIYLTAHSEEATVQEAKLTEPYGFIIKPYDPLELKYTIDIALYKKSVEKVRDDAEALRRKTENDLKLASLYNRSLIEASLDPLVTIGPEGKITDVNRATEMVTGYSRAELIGTDFSNYFTTPEKAKEGYQQVFKEGYVRDYLLKIQHKNGSITPVLYNASVYKGESGDVVGVFAAARDITQQQKADEKTHEIMENFRAMADNASEGILIATGEGIHVYANQMAAEITGYTVEELVNTSICDLAHPNEIKGLMERYNSRIADEPLSPTHETIIVRKNKKVIPIEFTGAKTVWKGQTADMIIIRDISERKQAEKEQKSLNRKLKAISNCNQTLLRAVDEHTLLIDICRIICDEAGYRLAWVGYAEHDKNKTIQPVAWAGFDSGYVTNTKLSWSKDTEKGLGPAGIVIRSGEIVYVQDFTTDPLMGPWRESALQHGYRSGIALPLKDKNNNVFGVLMIYSSEANAITQDEIWLMEELAGNLAFGITALRERAELKRVKDELKMASLYNRSLIESSLDPLVTIGPDGKITDVNQATEKVTGYSREKIIGTDFSDYFTEPDKARKGYQKVFKEGFVRDYPLKIQHPNGHITPILYNASLYKDESGNVVGVFAAARDITQLQKFEEKIQMLANVVESSDDAIISKLLDGQITSWNKGAELIYGYPAEEIVGKDISVLAQPHLKDETKKFIEKIKQGQRILHYETIRVRKDGKEINVSLTLSPIFDASHDLIGISTIARDITQRKKNDDAILRAKEEWEHTFDSVPDLIVILDTNFHVVRANKAMANRLGVDPEEAVGLTCYKVVHGLDSPPSFCPYIKLLEDGQEHTVEVHEDRLGGDFIVSVSPLHDSDGKLSGIVHVARDITDRKKAEDKIKKSLNEKEVLLSEIHHRVKNNMQIISSLLNLQSQYVISAETVNVLKESQDRVKAMATIYEKLSQSNDLTKINFENYIQSLIHGLFYSYRLKEGQIKPTIKIENIMLNIETAIPCGLIISELVSNSLKHAFPEGKKGEICVCLRTDDDKYELKIGDNGIGFPEEIDFKNTDTLGLKLVNNLVNQLDGIITLNKSQGTEFKIIFKELKYKNRI